The sequence GATAGAAGTCACGGCTTGCACGCTTGAATCCAGCCGTTGGCCCCACGGCGTCAAAACCACAAGCGCGGTAGCAAACACCACGATAGCGGGTCTCATCCACAAAACTTTCAACCACCAGCACGGGATGTCCCCACTGTTCCTCCCAGTCGCGAGACACGCGCCGCAGGCATAACCCCAGGGCTCGCGATGCCAAGTTCGGCAACCGTTCCCGTTCCGGCAGAACAAGATAACGACTATTATTCACAATAAACCCGAGCCGTCGAGCCCGCTGCCGGGGCGACCATCCAATCCGCTTCTCCCGCGCCTTAAGATGCAGAGCTGCTGCACTGAAACAGGCCAAAGCAACCCACTCACCATCAAGTTCTGCAACGTAACGCAACGTTCTGCCAACCATCCGGGCACTGCACAGGTAATGCTTTTGCTCCATTATCTCGTCGAACCGCAGACGCTCATCTTCGCGCAGCAGTCGTACCGTCACACGCTTCAGGATCTCTGGCTCAGGGGCTAATTCGTGTCGTTTCATGCCTCTGAGGTAACAAACGAGAAAACCATGTCCTGTCATTTCGCGAAGCGTCTCATGAGCCATGGATCAGACTGGATGCAGATGAAATGACCCTGCACCCACCTGGCCTCCCTCGCAGAAAGCGCCATTGATTTCTTTACCACAGATGAGTATAGATACGTGCACAAATGAAGCTGCAACAATATGTTGTCAAATTGACGAAAGCGGCCGTTACGGGGTTTATTGCCATATTCGGTTTAACCAGTTGTAACAGTACGATCATTCATTCTACCCCACCTTTATCGGAAGAGATGCATGCCCCGGTCGTGGCGGTCACCTCGTTTGAAAATCGCGCAGGTTTTGAGGGACAGTGGAAACTGGGCGACGGAATGGCTGACCTGCTGGTCTCCGAACTCGTTTTATCTCGAAACTTCGTCGTAGTTGAGCGCCAGCATTTTGAGAAAATCGCAGGGGAGATCCAACGCCAGCAAAGTTCACTCTTCCGCTCGGAAGGCAAAACACCTATCGGCCGGATGAAAAATGCTCAATACCTGATCCGTGGCGTCATCACGGATTTCTCTCAAACCGGCAGCAGCAGTTTTTTCCTCTCTACTCTGCGCTCCTTATTCCTGATGGGCCGTAGCCACACGGCCCGCGTTTCACTTACCCTGACTCTTGTGGACGTTGAGACGGGCCAAATCCTGAGTTCAGTTCAAAGCACTGGCCTTGTCCGTACCCGGGAAGCCTTCATCGAATCATCCTATAAAGGCGTCTCTTTCGGAGGAGAGGTGTTTTTTGCCACCCCGTTGGGCAAAGCAACCGCCCGCGCCATTGAAGGGGGTGTGAACCAGATCGTCCGCGACATGCCTCAGAATCCCTGGCGTCCGATGATCAGTTGCATCCGTGAAGGAACCATCCTCGTCAATGGGGGGAAAGACAGGGGGTTCCGTGAAGGCGCTGAATATATTGTGCGGGGCCCTGCAGAACCCGTAACAGATCCCGCCACCGGCGACGTTCTCACCTTTGTGCCTGGTGCCCGGATTGGGCTGCTTTGCATTCTTCAAGTAGACGAAAAAGTTTCATTTGCAAAAGTCATCCAGGGTCAAGGTTTCAATCGCGGCCAATGGCTGGCCAAAGCCACGCCAACTACCCGTGGTCCCTGAGTGCCCAACCATGGCAAGGGACAATCATGGATTTGTTTTTTATGTGCAACCATTGTGGCGTGGAGATCAAAATTGCCACGTCTCAGCCTGGATCGGCTCTATCCTGCCCCCTGTGCAACACGATCAACCATCCCCCCGCTCAGCATTTGGAACACGGGGCCATTCTGGCCGGTGACCGGATTCTCCATCGGATTGAAGCCAACGGCGCTACAGAAACCTCTCTTGCCGAACTGCTTGAGAACCACTCCTTGAACAGGTTGCAAACCTTTGCGTCTGCAACCTTTTCAAACGGCCCCGCTGCCGATTATTACCTGACGGCCATGAAACAATGGATGAAGGTGCGGCAACCTAATATTGTCAAAGTACTCTATGCGGGCCGGAGCAGCACGGGAACTTTTTTTGCGGCCAGCGCCCCCATACCAGGAATCACGCTCGAAAATCGCCTCTGGCAGGGCGGAGCAATGGATCTTAAATCGGCCATTCATTTGGCAATTTTCCGAACGACTTCGCAGGCAGATGAAAATGCTGGTCTCCATACCAGGCCAAGGACTGAAACGCCCAAACCATCTCCTGGGACTACCCGGTTTATGGCTCTTTTGATTGAGACGAGAAAATTTGCCAGACAAAATCCTCACAAGTATGAGGAAATTCTTGACCGCTAT is a genomic window of bacterium containing:
- a CDS encoding CsgG/HfaB family protein, coding for MKLQQYVVKLTKAAVTGFIAIFGLTSCNSTIIHSTPPLSEEMHAPVVAVTSFENRAGFEGQWKLGDGMADLLVSELVLSRNFVVVERQHFEKIAGEIQRQQSSLFRSEGKTPIGRMKNAQYLIRGVITDFSQTGSSSFFLSTLRSLFLMGRSHTARVSLTLTLVDVETGQILSSVQSTGLVRTREAFIESSYKGVSFGGEVFFATPLGKATARAIEGGVNQIVRDMPQNPWRPMISCIREGTILVNGGKDRGFREGAEYIVRGPAEPVTDPATGDVLTFVPGARIGLLCILQVDEKVSFAKVIQGQGFNRGQWLAKATPTTRGP